In a single window of the Chitinophagaceae bacterium genome:
- the pssA gene encoding CDP-diacylglycerol--serine O-phosphatidyltransferase has translation MLRFIKQQIPNIFTLCNLLSGCIGIIHIFHNQLEITFWCVVLSLVFDFLDGFLARVFGVSGAFGKELDSFSDMVSFGVLPSLFVYHRLDSFFSGSFIPYIGLLIAVFSAVRLAKFNIDTKQQYVFIGLPTPINALFFVSFFYADAWFFQAIPLISFTILFSWMLIAKMSLLAIKFQSFHWKNNEFRFIFLFLSGILLLLLGLKSIPFIVFNYIILSFFYYVILNKKENL, from the coding sequence ATGCTACGATTCATAAAACAACAAATTCCTAATATATTTACCCTCTGTAATCTCCTCTCTGGTTGTATTGGCATCATACATATTTTTCATAACCAGTTAGAAATAACTTTTTGGTGTGTCGTTCTCTCTCTTGTTTTTGATTTTTTAGATGGTTTTTTAGCACGTGTTTTTGGAGTATCGGGAGCATTTGGAAAGGAATTGGATTCTTTCTCTGATATGGTAAGTTTTGGGGTTCTTCCTTCTTTGTTTGTCTATCACCGATTGGATTCCTTTTTTAGTGGTTCATTCATACCATACATAGGATTATTGATAGCGGTTTTTTCAGCAGTTCGTTTGGCAAAGTTTAATATTGATACCAAACAACAATACGTTTTTATAGGTCTCCCCACTCCTATCAATGCTCTTTTTTTTGTATCCTTTTTCTATGCAGATGCTTGGTTCTTTCAAGCAATCCCCCTTATATCTTTTACCATATTATTTTCGTGGATGCTCATTGCCAAGATGTCTTTATTAGCAATAAAATTTCAGTCATTTCATTGGAAAAACAATGAGTTTCGTTTTATTTTTTTATTCCTTTCAGGCATTCTTTTACTTCTTTTGGGGCTGAAGTCCATTCCTTTTATTGTATTTAATTATATAATACTTTCTTTTTTTTATTATGTGATATTGAATAAAAAAGAAAACCTGTGA
- a CDS encoding site-specific DNA-methyltransferase: MKLFKILEEQLKKEPNFVTDEGELKKWVVLNKAQNFGEEVIALLLENAELKETFFVNVKGTMVFKQYLFVYFLEQKNYLNDSYTQYKNKVGLTIDRKYLKQRNEVALVWPFKDCILEGGQSREEDKREEIFFNQILAQDEITQLLEPKVLTNAKRFDKDGEKPLFPSNGGVSEGRGGFNRNENGTITDNLIIKGNNLLALHTLKKEFAGKIKLIYIDQPYNTGNDGFKYNDRFNHSTWLTFMKNRLEVARQFLRDDGVIFVQCDDNEQAYLKVLMDEVFEKKNFIENFMWLHGKGKKDKNTRTLQEYVLCYAKNEKILEKWNIIKKAHYTFSNPDNDPRGSWFSGSISFSEERSNIHHENYFSIESPSGIEWKRQWQCSKEEMMDYLKNSKIYFGNTPKYDNVPRLKIFSNDEDEIIPPNIFDNHGTTRSAKKELKELGFHENLFDTPKTEKLIASIIEISTKEGDIVLDFFGGSGTTGAVAHKMNRQYILIEQMNYIQDLLESRLIKVISGEQGGISKTVNWQGGGSFVYMELKKYNETFIEQIQIAKDSEALLQIWEQMKAKSFLNY, from the coding sequence ATGAAATTATTTAAAATATTAGAAGAACAGCTCAAGAAAGAACCCAACTTCGTAACAGATGAAGGAGAACTCAAAAAATGGGTAGTGCTGAACAAAGCACAAAACTTTGGCGAAGAAGTCATCGCCCTGTTATTAGAAAATGCAGAGCTGAAAGAAACATTTTTTGTCAATGTAAAAGGCACTATGGTTTTTAAACAATATCTATTTGTGTATTTTTTAGAGCAGAAAAACTACCTGAATGATAGCTACACCCAATACAAAAACAAAGTAGGACTAACCATAGATCGTAAATACCTAAAACAACGCAATGAAGTAGCATTGGTTTGGCCCTTTAAGGACTGCATTTTAGAAGGAGGACAAAGCCGAGAAGAAGACAAGCGAGAAGAGATTTTCTTTAATCAAATACTGGCACAAGATGAAATTACCCAACTCCTAGAACCAAAGGTTTTAACCAATGCAAAGCGTTTTGACAAAGATGGCGAAAAACCACTATTCCCCTCCAATGGAGGGGTGTCCGAAGGGCGGGGTGGGTTTAACCGAAACGAAAACGGTACCATTACCGATAACCTTATTATAAAAGGAAATAATCTTTTAGCATTGCATACTTTAAAAAAAGAATTTGCAGGAAAAATAAAACTCATTTATATAGACCAACCTTATAATACGGGGAACGATGGTTTTAAATACAATGATAGATTTAATCATTCTACTTGGCTCACGTTTATGAAAAATAGATTGGAGGTGGCAAGGCAGTTTTTGAGAGACGATGGGGTTATTTTTGTGCAGTGTGATGATAATGAACAGGCGTATTTGAAAGTTTTAATGGACGAGGTTTTTGAAAAAAAGAATTTTATTGAAAATTTTATGTGGCTCCACGGGAAAGGAAAAAAAGATAAAAACACTAGAACCCTCCAAGAATATGTACTTTGTTATGCAAAAAATGAAAAGATTCTTGAAAAATGGAACATAATAAAAAAAGCACATTATACTTTCTCAAACCCAGATAATGATCCAAGAGGTAGCTGGTTCTCAGGAAGCATATCTTTCTCGGAAGAAAGATCTAATATTCATCACGAAAATTATTTTAGTATAGAATCTCCTTCGGGAATTGAGTGGAAAAGACAATGGCAATGTTCAAAAGAAGAAATGATGGATTACTTAAAGAATAGCAAGATTTATTTTGGAAATACTCCAAAATACGATAATGTACCTCGTTTAAAAATATTTTCTAACGATGAAGATGAGATTATTCCACCTAATATTTTTGATAACCACGGAACAACAAGAAGTGCAAAAAAAGAATTAAAAGAATTAGGTTTTCATGAGAATCTTTTTGATACCCCAAAAACTGAAAAACTTATTGCATCTATAATAGAAATAAGCACAAAAGAAGGAGACATTGTTTTAGATTTCTTTGGTGGAAGCGGTACAACGGGAGCAGTTGCCCATAAAATGAACCGACAATATATTCTCATTGAGCAGATGAATTACATACAGGATTTGCTCGAATCCCGTTTGATTAAAGTTATTTCAGGCGAACAAGGCGGTATTTCAAAGACAGTAAATTGGCAGGGTGGTGGCTCTTTTGTCTATATGGAACTCAAAAAATACAACGAAACTTTTATAGAGCAGATTCAAATTGCCAAAGATTCTGAAGCTCTTTTACAGATATGGGAGCAGATGAAAGCAAAAAGTTTCTTGAATTACA
- a CDS encoding nucleotidyltransferase substrate binding protein, with protein MNQDMRWYQRFENFQRAIKLLQEVPELDINKLSYLEKEGVIQRFEFTLELAWKTLKDKMEFDGIILDKISPKMVLKEAFKTKYINNIELWLDMIDDRNLLNHTYDFKVFEEIIPDIQLKYTPLLSDLYTTLIESQV; from the coding sequence ATGAATCAAGATATGAGATGGTATCAGCGTTTTGAAAATTTTCAAAGAGCTATAAAACTATTGCAAGAAGTACCCGAATTGGACATAAATAAACTTTCTTATTTAGAAAAGGAAGGAGTCATACAGCGTTTTGAGTTTACATTAGAGTTAGCTTGGAAAACTCTAAAAGACAAAATGGAATTTGATGGTATAATTTTGGATAAAATTTCACCCAAAATGGTTCTTAAAGAAGCTTTTAAAACAAAATATATAAATAATATTGAACTTTGGCTCGATATGATTGATGACAGAAACTTACTAAATCATACCTATGATTTTAAGGTTTTTGAAGAAATAATACCCGATATTCAATTAAAATATACACCCCTTTTGTCTGACTTATACACCACATTGATAGAATCTCAGGTATGA